The sequence ATGACGCTTCAAACGACGAAGTACAAGGGTCTTGCTacactatataaactctctaagcCTAGAGGTGTGTCAATTTTGTAGTCTGTTCTCCCTAATAAAATGGTTCTTCCACCGTCCCGTAGacatagctaacacactgttagtaaACTATTTAAACCTTCGGGTCGTTCTCTTTTGCTTTAcgttttctatttattttttatcgTTGATTCTTAAcatcaattattattaattttttcaaatttgttcGGACCTATTAGAtaccaaaattgaaagtttaagtaCTTCAAcgcaaaattaaaagttcaagaagCTATAAGATATTAGTTCAATGACTAAATTGACACAATCCCAAAGTTTAATGACCCgaacttgtaatttaacatttttcttaaatcCCCAATCAATCCGGCCTCCGGAATTAGACAACTAGAGCTAAGAACCGCCGTGAAACCCTAAACTAACAAAGATAACAGAGCAATAGATTCATGGAAAAAAATGTACTGCAAGCTAAAAGCAGCTGAAATTTAGCTTTCACATACCTCTTCTTGGCTTGGCCACTACCTTCACGTGTTGAACTGTTTTTGCCGACACTTTCGCCTCCGTCTCCTCCGGCGGAAGTAGAACTCCGTCGATCCCCTGCACTGAGATACGGCCGTCGGTGTAAATGTCAGGGTCGAACAAGTACGCCGAGCTATCTCCCTGCCCAAACTTCACCGAACCGTCGGCCTCTTGCGCCACCACTTTATGCGGCAGTCTCAATGTATCGTATCGGATTTTTCCAAATCGGCGAACCGCATTGTACATACTCTCCTCCGTTTGATACTCTGGAATCAAATGGTAGTACATGATTTGCTCCGGCGCCCCTGGCTCGCTCAGTTGGTCCGTCGTCAGTTTCGCCATCGCCTCATCGTTCGGCGCTAAAACGGTTAATACATAGCCTTCTGAAACTAACCTTCCCATTTCCGTGGCTAAGGACGTTAGATTCACTAATATGTCCGCCATTTCGTTGTAACCGCCGTAGTGTAAAAGAGTGTGAATGAAATCTTTCACTTGCCGTTCCCCGTTGAAGTGGTGGTGTGGTCCACCTGGTCCCGGCGCGGGAGCCGGAGCTAGCGATGGTCCTGGAGCCAATGCGTCGTATATTGGAAGAGCCGGGGGAGAGCCAGGTTCGGCCGGTGGAGCCGGCTTCTTCAGACGGTGAGTCCTCGGATCAACTTCTGGTGCTCCTTCCGGTTTCACGGCGGTTATAGCCTGGAGATTCCGTCGGCGGTTGAAGTCGTCTTGTACGGACTGAGGAATGAGGAGTCGTTCGATTCCGTGGATGACGCCGTCAGGCCGAGTAATGGCGTCTGGTTGAATGACCTTAGCGAGATCGACGGTTCGTTCGCCGGTGCGGTGGTGAGTCAATCGGAGGATGTGATTGGAGAGTGTTTGGTGGCGAGTCGACTCAGAATGCCTTGGCCACTCGCTCGATCCAATACGAGTCGGAATGACGTGAAACGTCAATAGCGTCTGAAGTGACTTCAAATTCCTTGGCTCGAGAAGAAACCGCTTGAACTCGGGGTCGAGATCGCGCTCCAGAGCTTCGTTTCGCGGTGCGAAAATGGTGAGATTATGATTTCCAACAGCATCTTCGAGAATCTGCAATAACAGAGCCTTCTCAATCAGCTCTGCAAGCTCGGTGTAATGCGAGTCCAGTAGAGCGACGAGGACCGAGTTGGAGTTAATCTGGCCGGAGGAATTAGCGGAAGGAGACGACGGGCGAGGCTTTGAATATTCTGGCGAGGCAGATGAAATTccaaaggaaagaagaagagaagcgAATATGATGGAGAGCTTTACGGCGGCGGTGACAGTAGAAACCATGGCGGGCGGTGGCCGGAGAATGCGGCGGATTCCGACGAAGAAAAGACGAAAAAGCTTCCTTCTAGAGGGAGAAGGTAAAGCCACTGTGATAGTTTGTGAGAGCAATTCTTTTATGcggtttttttttccctatgttatttatttatttgtttattttttagagcttgttttataaattataattttaatgctTATTTTTATAATACTAAAATATATATTCCGTATTAATTAAAAGTACAacatatgttttctttttttgttacatATTGAACGTGAAATGATAGCATAATTACGAAATTACCTTACAtacttaaatttatattaaatgagaaAAGAGGTGGAAAGTCATTGGGTCTTTCTCGACAATCAATTACAACCAACAAATGGTTACATCTAcctaattttgttaaattatcaATCTGGTCATATTGATTAACTTAAACTTCAAAGGttttctcattaaaaaaaaaaaaaaaaatctaaggtttttataaaaataaaaatttcaaaagtcatttctaaaaaaactttCTCACCTTCTCTTTTTTTACAATACGTTTGACGATTGGACCTCTAATCTCGAGATCGATAATACAAAATTATGTCAAATGAATTTTGCTCATTTTGGCttctctaaattaattttaaaagctCATTGTTAAGCAAAAGGTAAATATCATTTTTAGGATTAGCAAAATTTCTCACAGGGTTGGGTTCTTGGAAGGCCCCGATCACGAGAATCTCCTGTCTGACTGGGGATGGGATCAAATTGGGGACCTCTTTAGATTAggtttttaatataattcttcGTCCCCGGCCTAGCTCCAATtagatttttaatatattcttcTATGTATATTAGGTATTCTAACTATTTATATTTAGTAGTTTTTCATTTAGCCTAATCTAAACCCAATTAAAGTGTCCAAGCCCaaatcaatcaaaatttaaaaaggtCCCCATGgagaaacaaaaaaggaaaacgaGGAATGGATCCCCATAGAGACCCATTTCCTGACGAGGAATCTCAGCCCCCATCCTCACCTTCAAATGGCAGGATGGGGTAAATTCCTCCATCGGGGATGGGAACGGGAACCCTCCCTGCCTTGCCCTGACCTGACCCCGTTGTCAATCCTATtcattttatactttttttcataaatatatgaATCTACACACTCGTTCATATTCAGTTCGAAACATATTGTATGAGACTTATAATTTATGTGTTTAcgatttctttttattttattattttttgtaaaaaaatggtATTATTAATATaacttaaaatattatttttattactatACTTTGAACTTTGTTACATTGTTATCTTTATATtaaatcaacaattaaagaatacgaaaaaaatcataaggaGCATCAACACATATATACGTGGTTCATTAACAGtatgttagctacgtccacggacAGAGGAAGAACAACATTATTTAAGAGAATATTTTCATAGTACAAAATGGTGTCACGGTTAGAGAATTTATATAGTGTAATTCTCTAAACCTtaggtcataatcgtaaataaccataaataataatattttgaatatgaattctgaatAGATTTACAAGACAATCGTATTCAGTTGTTCGAAATGCTAGATAATAAATTCAAGATATtccaatatttcaaatatttaattttaaagttagtTTATGCAATTAGTCCAAAATGAATCAACATGTTAAGAAAGTacaaataaacaattaaaaatatagaataaaaaaatacaatgaaacacaaaatatagCAAGGAAAATGGTATTTGAacaatttgttaattaattttggcGGGGAAAacgaaaaacacaaaaatagtTTGTGTGTCGGAAAACGTGGTGGAGGAATAAACGGGTTGAGTGGCCAAAGGAAATGTCGGCAATGGGCAAATAGATTCAGTACACGTGGCGATTTTTGATTGGCTATGAGAAATGGTAAAGAATAGAACTGAGAGTAGGTGATTGTTGAAGCTTCCGACAGCTCACAGTGGGGGCACTCTTCTTTCCCCATTTGACCATAGTTTTGCTTTTGTTTTAATTGCagttcaaataaaaatatctttCAATATCTTCcattactttat comes from Benincasa hispida cultivar B227 chromosome 2, ASM972705v1, whole genome shotgun sequence and encodes:
- the LOC120071408 gene encoding fasciclin-like arabinogalactan protein 17; translated protein: MVSTVTAAVKLSIIFASLLLSFGISSASPEYSKPRPSSPSANSSGQINSNSVLVALLDSHYTELAELIEKALLLQILEDAVGNHNLTIFAPRNEALERDLDPEFKRFLLEPRNLKSLQTLLTFHVIPTRIGSSEWPRHSESTRHQTLSNHILRLTHHRTGERTVDLAKVIQPDAITRPDGVIHGIERLLIPQSVQDDFNRRRNLQAITAVKPEGAPEVDPRTHRLKKPAPPAEPGSPPALPIYDALAPGPSLAPAPAPGPGGPHHHFNGERQVKDFIHTLLHYGGYNEMADILVNLTSLATEMGRLVSEGYVLTVLAPNDEAMAKLTTDQLSEPGAPEQIMYYHLIPEYQTEESMYNAVRRFGKIRYDTLRLPHKVVAQEADGSVKFGQGDSSAYLFDPDIYTDGRISVQGIDGVLLPPEETEAKVSAKTVQHVKVVAKPRRGKLLEVACRMLGAFGQDSHFTTCQ